In the Anolis sagrei isolate rAnoSag1 chromosome 1, rAnoSag1.mat, whole genome shotgun sequence genome, GACAACAGACGTGGAGACCTCTAACTGGAGGAGCATCATGACAGAGATCTGGGGGTAGCAAGCAGCTTCCCTGCTCCTGCCTGTGCCAGTGACATCTTGCCCAAGGAAATAAAAAATCTGACCCAAGATATCTCTCTCAATTGCACCACTATCGTACAAATCCCCTAGATCTGGGATCATGTAGTCCTGCCCCAGGAATGGTTCGTTGTTTCTGGCTGCACTGCATGTAATTTATATCTTCCAATACCACAGGAGGCCTCTGTGTGCTGGGATAACTATCCCTGTTCATGCCATCGAAAGGGGATTTGGCAGAGCTTTGCTCTCTTAACCAGTCCCGCCAGTCCCCAAGGGCATCCCCTCCCAGATCTTCACTGTGATCCTGATTTCATCCTCAGTAGTACCCTGGAATTTTTTTTGCAGTGGCACTGTTTGCCCTCGGCGTAGCTGTGACTGTGAAGTACAGACCAATCCAATGCTAAGCCTGCACCATGGTTAAGAACATCAATTACATCTTCCAAGCTTTGGCTGGTCTGGCCATCAAAATGAGGGAGCTCCAGTAAGCTATTTTAGATAATCATGGGCTGAGAAAAAACCCTGCCTGGGATTCTAGAAAGCCACTATCAGTTGCAACTAAGTTATGACTTCATCCACACGAAGGCCACACTGGAACAAAACTTAATGACATTGTTGATAGTTAAACAGATCAATCTAAGACAGCTGCTGCTAGAGCTGCTTTTTCAGTTTGCTCTATTCTTCTTCATAGATAGTTGCTGAACTCCTCTACTGAAATTTCCTGTAAGTAAGTGTCTTTCAACAAGAACAGTAACTATCTTAGACCATGTACACCAGTCTTTCCCAACTTCCCAATGTGCTGGATCATGAATTGTAGTCCAGAACTGAATGGCACTATGTTGGTTAGTGGAGGAACTAAAACATATGGTTTTCTACATATCAGTAGACTGTACCTATCACCAGAGCTCGTTATCAAAAACAATGTTGAAGAattatgggaactgcagtccggaaacatctggaggactgctcTATGACTACTTCTAATTTAGGTAATACTGCGGTAGAGGACAGTAAGAGATATGAGCATTTCTGGATCAAATGGGAAAGTCTGCTTGGCCCGGCTTTTTGTTCAGACAGTAGCCCATTAAACACCTTGATTGTGgaaagtgttggactatgactggaGATGAAGGTTCAAATCTAGACTTGACTATGGAAACCATTGAGTGatctcagccagcctctcaggctcaggggaaggcaagggcaaacaaACATGCTAGGTTCATCTTAGGGGTGTCATCACCCAGGAACAACATGAAGGGACACAGCAACAAGTGCAAAATGCATATGATTGCACCCTTTACCATAACTCTTCCACCAACAAGTGATATATAGAGATGCCTGCCTATGATATATGAGACAACAACTTGTACTCATTGGTGCTCTTAATGTCTACAAACAACACTTGGTTGATTTCATTTAGTTTTAAGGCAGTTTTCTATGACTAAGTTTAGGAATTTGTGAGCCTTTAGAGGCAGTCAATGTTCTTTGTGTCTTAATGAGATCTGCAAACCCTGACCCAGTGAAAAATGACATATTAATAGCAAAATCACATGTCGAGATGATGGCAAAATGTCTCTTAATAGGACACTTGCCACCTGTAGATTTCATAACTATGTGtattgaacattttaaaataaaatttaaaatcacCTTTCAAATTAATTAAAAGCATCATTTTTGGTCATCCCAGAAGTGCTTTTGTTTGATTCAGCTAAACCTGGAGTGAGAATCATATGACCCTAAGATTTTGTTGGACTGAAAGGCTCATTAGCCATTACCAGAATAGTCAATATTGTGAGATGCTACAAGTTGCTGACCGGCCCACATGTGGAGTTTCACATGATCTCTTCTCTGGAGTAAACATTGTAGTCATAGCAATTATTACACATATCGGTATATTACATATGAGAACAATAACATGGGGAACACTTTCTACTCTTCCACCCAAAATTATCGGAGAACTCTAATTTGTTTTTAACAGCACAGAGGAATCTAtaactctccagatgttgtgggattccAGTTCCTCTCCAGGCTGACCAGTGGCAAGGGGAGGAGGCAATAGTACATCTGGACAATCACAGGGTTATCCTCTCTCCAGTGAAAACTAGCAAGAGGTGACATCATAATCAGCTTGGACTCCCCATTGGCTGTTGGTGCTGCTCATCAACAAAGGAACTGGGTGGTAGGTTGTTGCTGAGTTCCTTTTCCATTCCCTTCCTAAGTTCCCTTCAGGCAGCAGCAACTGTGCCTGTGCAGGTGTGGACCTACACCTGCAAGACCTCAGAACTGTACCCACCATGCAGCCAGGACAGTTTTTCCTTGAACAGTAAGGTAGGTCTGCTTCTCTCTTTGAGAGATCGAATTAGGAGACTTTAAGCCATCTAGTTCAATTATGAGGGGAAAAAACCTTAACTGGCCTGGGTTGTTATTGGTGAGGAGGGGATGTAATTTAACATCTGCATAATAATTACACCTTTTTCTATCCTCAAGGCACTCGATGCTCTGTTCTTTGGCAGAAATAGATGGAGGCAATGACAAGCTGGTTTGTTCCAAACTGACCTTAAATTTCTTTTTAGGTGCAACATCCTGAAGATTTGCTTggatgcaactcccatcatccccagccataATGGTTGGAGATAATGGGATTTCTAACACAACAGATAGGTAGGGGGTTGGGCTGTGGTTGAGGCCGTTCTTTGTTAAATGCCTTACAATATAATCTTCACATATTTGCTAGCTAATGCAATCGATGATAAAACTAGGGGAACTGGTTGTCACACAAAGAATTCTATCCAAAAtatcttctagatcagtggttcccaaccttttttcaaccagggaccactctccaacattagtaccaaaagggtttctcctgacattaagtcgagtcgtctccaactctggggggtggtgctcatctccatttctaatctgaagagccggcattgtccatagacatctccaaggtcatgtggctggcatgactgcatggaacactgttaccttctcgctgaagcggtactattgatctactcacatttgcatgtttgccaacttctagtttggcagaagctggggctgagagcagaacctgcaaccttttggtcaacaagtttagcagctcagcggtttaacccactgcaccaccgggggctgcaccaaaagggttacactGCCTGATACTGATGGGAACTGAAATCAAACTAATTTGAGAAGTCCACTGGAACTCCATTCCTAGAGTAACAATATCTCCTAGGAttagatctagagcagtggttcccaacctgtggtccgtggatcgccagtggtccgcaagaactaaaatatggtccgtgccctcagcattactacactgttgcaatgagaactggtcttgcaaaaccctcttatagtaccaagACTTATTAAATtattctgtgagcaagcagatggcaactacttatttctgttctgtatcagaagctaatGCTGATGTgatctttccaatgcaattttctgaatcagcaccccaaataaccaaactgaatctaaagttgacaaaaaactgattcataacccttttggtactaatgttggagagtggtccctggtctaagtggtccttggtcaaaaaaaggttgggaaccactggtctacacagaTGAAAGGGCAGCAGAGAAATGCTAGGCAACACCTGGGCAACAGATGTGTCTTATAAAAAGGAGCTATAGTCAACATTCTGGAAAGCATATTTCCAGTTTGCTGGCCATTTGTGCCTTATACATATAtaccttcattttatttttgtcagGAAAAATGCCCCCTCCCACAAGGAATAAGCAATATCCTATTTTATCTACCCATGTATTTATCTTGGAACTTGGGAGGTGTTGATGTATATCTACCTAACATAAGTCTTCTTCCATATGCTGTAGGATCAACTGTCCACAATCACTGCCTTTTGCTCTCCATATGGGGTTGCCCAGTCTGGTTGATGGCCATGACCACCTCTAACCACAGTTAAGAACCCAAAGACTTGTTTGTGCCACCCAAAGGCAACACTCAGTGCTGGTTGCATTTACTGTGTCAACAACGTCCTCCTCACTCGTTCTGCGGAATACATCTACTCATCATGGTGGAATATTATGAAGCTCTGGGACTCCCTCGACATGCTTCCTTAGATGACATTAAAAAAGCGTGAGGCCCTGTTGATTATATCTAACCTCCTATCTGTGctattatttatctttttttcctaCGGGAAACGTTGTCCTTAGGCTTGCTCATTGCTGGAACTATACCATAAATATAACTGGTGGTGGGCAAATGAGATTCTTTCCCCTACAGCCTCTTACAAGCATTCAGATCttgttctggaggaaccctctcAAGCCTGTTTTCTAGTGAGGCATAGGGTAGCCTAAATCCTGCCTACATAACCTACCTGATCTTAGAAGCTGGTTAgtttttggatgggagaccaccaatgaataacaGGTTttacaggctatatttcagaggaaataactAGTAAAgctacttctgagtattccttgaatTAAGAAGCCCTAAGCATTCATGGGATCACCGTAAGTCAACAGATGTCTTGAAGACACAGCTACACAGACAAAGAAAAAcagggaggaaatgaagaaatggCCATTGTGTTAGATGTAGATCACATCATATTTTCTCACTGATGCCATTTTGGAATTAAGTTAGGCTGTCACAGTATAGAATCTAGTTATGAAGAACCATCCATTTCAATACAATATATAGTAAAGCTGCAATTTGTAAATAAAGTcaatgaaattaaacatgttGATCAACCAAAGTGATCACTTGTTGTTGGGGAGACAGTACATTTAAAAACCACTTTGGAAAAAAAAGTAGTGTTTTGCACTTATCAAGCACCATAAAAATACCCTTTGCCTTTTACACATCGCATAACGTGTTTTGGTCTATATACAAAATTTAACTGGAAACCTATTGGGTCTTTATGTCTTCATAAGTGGATTTATACGTAGGGAGATTGGAATTGTGTAGTTGGATAACATCTGTATCCAGTAAAGGGCTGCTGTAACATTACTATATAGCAGAGGCAGCAAAGAGTGTGGTGTCCATTGGCTTCAGTTgtgtttcctttctccctcatagGCATCAACCAGGCTTGCTCAGCTGCTCTCTTTACACTCCTCCACTTAGGTTCCTTCTacgctgctatataaaatccagactagctgctttaaactggattatatggcagtgtagactcatataatccaggtctaagcagataatgtgaattatctgctttgaaaatctggattatatggtggtgtagaaagggccttagataGCCTAAACAGATCTTGCCTGTTGTCAGTATCCTGTTGAAAATGCCTCCAGAAGAGATTTTGTGTTTCTTCTGGCCACTTTCTGGACAGTTTGAAATTGTTGTAGAAAGTATTAGGAAATATTCTGGCAGGTAGTTGGACTGGCTGgtccttgttgtctcttccaactctatgatcctatgactttgggtaggtgtgtgtgtataaagtGGGAGCACATTTTAGCATGTCTCATGTGGTTTAGGTATTATTTCGGGGCAAAATTAATCCcacaatcatttatttatttatttagagcttttataactcggtcttctcaacctccggagaggaactcaggccggctaacaacagaggattcaGTACAATAAGATaaatcaaatatacatcatcaatataaaatacattaaaatacaattcataccatttacaaaaaagtcagtttgtcagagtgaaatcacaaattacaaattcatcgccatccgccagtaggtcaacagttattgactcagtcatcaatctgcaaatgcagTGTCCCAAAGCCAttattttaccagctttctaaaagttaggagggaagaggcagatctaatctccatcatgCTAAactggagagaaagaggaggcttTGGGCAGAAGTCATGGGCTTAGGGGCTATGCCTCTGACTAATTGGAGAACCAGCAGTGCCTTACTGGTAGCTGTTGGCCTAAGGCATGCAAACGTGTAATTCATTGTGTTGTGTTGGACTGTAAAGTTACAGGAAGAAAGCTCTGAAGTGGCATCCAGATAAAAACCCTGACAACAAGCAATACGCAGAACAGAAATTCAAGGaaattgcagaagcatacgaagtACTCTCGGACAGTAAGTATTCAGTCCCCTTTTCTTTCTATTCCTCCtctttaaggccccttccacacagctgatggAGATGATCAATGGCTTATCCTTGTGAGCTTCAGCAATAGTCCTCCCAATTTCTTTTGTGGCCTTTCTCAGATATAGCACACAGATAATTGTGTTCTCTTCTTGTGGAAATGCTTTCTATCATGGTTACTGGAACATTATCAGGGGAAAGGTAAATAGGGTACTATTCCATTGTCCAGGATGAGGCTACCAGGGGGCGCTAGAGAGAGGAGAATAgcccattttatgggggggggggagttgaaggaggaaaacaatttcccgtTTTCGTTGGTTAtgtctcctctcccttcccatatcataaatgagAATTGTTTCCAGGttggggacatgggtggggggaataacaggaaaacaggggaaatggttttactccttcaacccaccccctgctctctctctctctctctatcgccCTCTAGTGGCCCCTGCCAATATAATGGAGCAGTACCATAAATAGAAGTTGAACTGGGTGACTTTAACAAGTGTAGGGGATAAACACTAAGAAAATAATGTTCCACTTTGAAGTGatactatggccccttctacactaccatatgaaatccagattaagtgcgttgaactggattttatggcaatataggctcagataatccagttcaaatatgataatgtggattatctgttttgataatctggattctatggcagtgtagaaggggccaaagtttCTCTTCCTTCAGTACAAGGTCCCATGCTTAACAGCTAAATGCAATGTTCAAAGCACAAAGGTAGTCGTGTTGACAATTACTTTGAAGCAACACAAGGAGTTGTTTTTGACacctgatggatggatggctaaaTTGTTATTTATTCCTCCTTACAGAAAGCAAACGTGATGTCTATGACTGCTATGGCAAGGAAGGACTCATGGGAAGAGGTATGTGGGACACCTTCCCCTTAGTCACAAGAACACAATCAGACTCAAACTACGCATTTCTAAGTCAGCATAAACTACCACTTACGTTTGGTCCCCAAAGTAGTAAAAACTACTACTATAATATATTTGATTAAAACTATAGATGAGTCATTTGGAAATACCGCAAGCCACTTGTTGGCTACTTTATCAGAATGTAGACcatccactgttagccccagcttctgctaatctagcagttcgaaaacatgcaaatgtgagtagatcaataggtactgctttggtgggaatgtaatggtgctccatgcagtcatgctggccacatgaccttggaggtgtctatggacaatgccagctcatgagtaccaacccccagagtcggacatgactagacttaatgtcaaggggaaacctttacctttatctaggccaggcccatagccaggattttgtttggggggggctgggggctgagtctgagtgaaagagggtctaccctagcaaaccttttgtatcattaccccaataccctcatgcatatgggatatattgagtatggttatcagatcatgatatgaataaacataacagtttaaataatgcaccagtaaggccttatcgcggaccaccatgagaatttgatGCCTGATCTAGGCCATACCTGATCTAGGCCATCAAAAAGAAATTCATACTGGATTTTATTAGAACTAGAGCCCAGTAGGGCTCCATCCAAACTTAAATATTTaactttagatagcataggggagggttaacacttctgtggtgtttgttttgctgtctgcaccaccgttcagaatatttcacctcactttctgtccctggggTCACTGCATTTTGAAAGgcgtgttgtggaaacaaggagtagtgataaagcttcactggagacaccttttctccacgatgactcttccaggagtgaaattcccttctgaggggcagatttctccCATTTCCTGTTGTTGCACTCCCTGTTTTAaagtatgagtcatttgtaagtcagatgtttgtaactcgggaacatTCTGTACTCTGAATGCCtgactttcctctcctttcctttcacctTTTTACAGGTAGGCCTACGGGATCATCCAGGGCCAACATGGGTTCCGACTACATGTTCCACTTCCGCAGTGCCCACGATGTCTTCAGGGACTTCTTTGGGGGACGGGACCCTTTCTTTGGTAAGTTATATCACCTTTTAGGTTGTGGGTGTACCTGAAAATATATAGGGCCGGGCTTTAGTATGGcgggttaactgccagctgcagtaaatcttgccaattgtttccacaacaagccacatttttcacaaTCCAGcgaccacagggacagaaagtgaagtgaaagtgAGGCTTGTGAATAAGATGAGTTAGGTTAAATTAATAACTTGATTAAAGACGAATCTGCATCAAACTTTAAGAAAGATTGGGACTTAGTTATCAACTACTTGAAATATAATTGAAGGGTGATATCAGTTTAAGTTTCAAGAATTAGATTATGATTAGCCACTTTGAGTGGCTAATAACAGcagccacaacaacaataatattctaGATGGtcaattaagattttttttataaagtacTGTGTgttacatattttaatttttgtattgtactgtatttagGTTTGATTTgctttccttaattttttttagaTATCAAAACTTTTTGTGTTAATAAAATATTGCTAAAAGAAACCCCAAAGTCCAAATAATGGCCACCAACTTTCactcacaataaataaatcaatgcaTTGTGTGTCAGTGGTATGGCAATGTCAGGAGGCTGCTGAAAAGGCTATGTAGGCCTGACCTTAGTATGAAAAGCTACCACAGAAACCTCTACCTCTAGCAGGAATGGTGATTTGATGTTGAATCTCCTTTTTTACAGTTGGATCTTCCGTTGAACTGGTGAATTCAGAGGGGGATTTCTGCCCCATTTTATGCCTCTGGGATTTATTGCAATATAGGATtggaccgggttgtggcgcagctgattGGGAGGCAACTGCattaaaaatcactactgaccgaaaggttatgagtttgaagccagcccaggttggagtaagctcccgaccatttgtctagcttgctgtcaacctttgcagtccgaaagacagttgcatctatcaagtaggaaaattaggtactgcttatgtggggaggctaatgtaactaatttacgatgccataaaactctctagaagcatgcaaaagaatggggaagtactccatcagtgtcacaaatggacgaagctgcagctcccccggtggccaaaTTTCagaaagcataccctcatgaagctggaagttaaataagctctgtgtgtctgtctatatatgttgtgtgtctatggcactgaatgtttgccatgtatatgtgcattgtgatccgccctgagtcccatgtggggtgagaagggcggaatataaatactttaaataaataaataaataaataaataaaatagcctaagggccctttcacacagccacataacccagaatatcaaatcagataatccataatatttgctttgaattggattatctgagtccatactaccgtataatgcagtttaatgtggACTTTATATAATGTGGAAGGGGCTTATGGAAcccaaagagtgtgtgtgtgtgtgtgtgtcatatctTTTATCTCAAGAAACTGAGCCCTGCCTAAGCAATCTTTGGAGCACAGAAATTCATCCATCTAGTTCAGTACTGTCAATACTGACTGCCAGCAGCTCACCACGATTTTCACTTAAGAGGTTCCCCCATCAGTTCTGCATGGAGATTCCAGGGAGTAAGCCAGGGGCTTTTTTCATCCCCAAAAGAAACAGTTCCTCTGCCACTGAACCACTACAGTCCTTTCCTGATGTTGTTTTTTAGGAGAGCCCATGCCCTTTGGTGCTTGTGCCAATGGAGGAAATGGTTTCCGGTTCTACTCTTCATCGACCAACTTCATTAATGGCAAACAAGTCACCACCAAAAGGTGAGCTGAGTATGGGCTCAGTAcatgctagagcagtgtttctcaacctgggggttgggatccctggaggGTTGCGAGGGACtgtcggggtgtgtgtgtgtgtgtgtctccaaagaccaccagaaaacacaatatattctattggtcatgggggttctgtatgggaagtttggcccaagtctatcgtttgtggggttcagaattgtgccgtcgtgcctgggggctataactcttagtgaaagaggcatgaacgtgacatctttccccaggggattgcttcttgccctcctttaggaaactggaactcccaaataccaaaacactgtagataactcaaaataggttttattgttcacaaagagttatctctttaaggcaataagctggaagtttcaaaggggtaaaggaaaatatacattacagtctctggttgtcttgggtccaaggagttttgcagttGAGAAgtttttccaggtccctctttctcaatggctgtgaatgccggagcaatccacaaccccagtccaaatggcctatgtttgaagacacaaagtcttcctctggtgccaaaggactggtttgaaggagcttgagacttctcaacgtcatccaggttgatctgaacatgaagcataagtctcaagggtaagaacctcagaattggtgctgagaggtaacttaatcaagggcttcagagccaagtctctctctcccgtccatctgatagaaagtttgatggtggaatggaaaaggaagcactgtcctgctctctaggaataGGTGGGGTCAAATagttgagcaggaggagcaattcaactggtgcaaacaacattaattgacataaataaataatataaataaacaatcaatccaactatacatttacagggtaaaaacgTAAAATCAGGCTTGATACAActgttcaaatcctgcaacttacagttctacatataggtggcaccacttgcgccgtcacaagaatgctctttggttgtagataaaccccagcaactacaacttctaaatgtcaaggtctattttccccaaactccaccagtgttgacgtttgggcatattgagcattcatgccaagtttgatccagatccatcattggttgagttcacagtgctctgttggatgcaggtgaactacaactccaaaactcaaggtcaatgcccaccaaatccttccagtattttctgttggtcatgggagttctgtgtgccatgtttggttcaattccattgttggtggagttcagactgctctttgattgtaggttaactataaatccaagcaactacaactccaaatgacaaaatcaatcccccacaactccaccaatattcaaatttgggcgaattgggtatttgtgccaaatttgatccagtgaatgaaaatacaccctgcatatcagatatttacattacaattcataacagtagcaaatttacagttatgaagtagcaacgaaaataatgttatggttgggggtcaccaccacatgaggaactgtattaaggggtcacggcattaggaaggttgagaaacacagtgcTAAAGAGAGCCACGACTGAATCATAATAACAaccattgtgttgtcgaaggctttcatgaccgaaaTCACTGGCTTGCCGTGAGTTTTCATAGATTTGAGCATGTTCCatgcccaaatctatggcagacatcctcagaggttgaagggtctgttggaaactaagtaagtgaggtttatatatctgtgtaatgtccaggatgggagaaagaactattgtctgcaggccattaaatgcttgaTTAGCTTTTAATGGCCTGCACTTTCAagcactggctggttgctgcctgagcgaatcctttgttgggaggtgttagttggccctgatttattcttgtctggaattcccctgctttttgagtcttgctctttatttactgttctgattttagagtttttaaaatactgctagatagcttttgttcattttcatgatttcctcctttctgttgaaattgtccacatgcttgtggatttcaatggcttctcaatCATTGTCTTTTGCACCTATTAAAAAACATCATGGCTACCTTAGAATGCTTTCATCAACAACCTGACATTTATTTTCAATTTGTTGGAATGTTGTTAAAGAGACATGAATAGTGCCAATAAAACATTGGgaaatgtaaatgtaatgaaAAACAAGAATGCATGTTATGAAACAAAAGTGGGCGGGAGATGAATTAAACTGGAAATACAATTTATGGCATTGCTATTCTGGATTAATCCTCCTTCCTTTGTGCACAGTACTTCCCCTGGTAAAATTCCTTCCACAGTGTGGGTGGTTTCAAATGTTGGCTGACATCATCCATGCCAAATAATACTTGTTTTCAAGCCAGGCTTTCCCATTGATATGAGCTTTCAAGTTCCAAAACTAAGGGCCTCAATAAACGGGGCTTTTTCTGGTGGCATACACCAGTTGAGCCCTAGATGATCCACAGAGCCCGTCGGCTCCCATCTCACAATGCAGAggaacttctggtggggctccatcggTCATCTAGAGCAGAGCCAGCATATATGCTGCCACAGTGGTAACACGGAAGGAGTCTCATGTTGTGAAGGAAGCAATGGGGGGAGCCCCGTGGTGATTCTGGTGGCCCGTGTGATGAGGTCGCATGTCACAAAAAGTCACAGATGTTATTGCCTGTTATTATATaactgtaaatataaatatatattttttaaatgacaCCCATCAGTGCCTCTAAAGAAGCAAGTTGAAATCAGTCTTGAAAGATTTTCTAGAATCCCCAACCttcatgcacccccccccccggccccaatTTTAATTATAGCAGTAACTGGACTGTTCCTTcaattttccttcaattttcactGAGGATAACTGATTGAtatgtttatttaattaaaaaaaataaatggggAAAAAGCTCCAAAATGTATTGTCAATATGTACCGTGAATCAATATAGAgaactgctttgttgtttttggccttcaagtcatttctgactgatggagttttcttggtaagGTTTTTTCAGTGGGAGTGTTGCCTTGTCCctttct is a window encoding:
- the LOC132761917 gene encoding dnaJ homolog subfamily B member 6-like, whose amino-acid sequence is MVEYYEALGLPRHASLDDIKKAYRKKALKWHPDKNPDNKQYAEQKFKEIAEAYEVLSDKSKRDVYDCYGKEGLMGRGRPTGSSRANMGSDYMFHFRSAHDVFRDFFGGRDPFFGEPMPFGACANGGNGFRFYSSSTNFINGKQVTTKRIVQDGEDRVEIEEDGELTSVLVNGVPAETACIREGVGHCIHGHPTRYRSAPEFTYDEYDSDPIYEVRTTNHVFPVRKIIHYTAGDESAPEDNTDSESQPDDGLQTEYDESQLYEF